One segment of Hemibagrus wyckioides isolate EC202008001 linkage group LG05, SWU_Hwy_1.0, whole genome shotgun sequence DNA contains the following:
- the si:dkeyp-14d3.1 gene encoding transmembrane protein 132C isoform X2: MKGRVRMLVNFTYSFATAQLEMNVWIPRLPLHIEVSDTELSPIKGWRIPATANTPRSVRDSDDEDDEERRGRTCTLQYQRAIIRILTHFVAESAEVRNQLTYMLGSDWQMDITGLVWDFLKVEDPRIARLQDGRLLEGVGMGMTSIQVLSPLSDSILAEKSVSVVDERVSITELGLQLVSGLALRLQLSAGSNQAISATATTQEVLNTPKQEALISAWLQFSDGSMAPLDLYDPDHFVLTVISLDEEVVNVNQDATGRWPIVSAQAEGQGPLLRVEMSVHESCQKLKPRRSVLAAGNCHVRVKYGHTESVSQPEYGDDTENHRQNLNLPDRTGMEGHYFYSSISNMDDDGAMRRISTTTKTEIIRRTMGEKLSNDGSQISNLPIDFSDFPAQVDLPRGHSVYDDDLIQNNRGLSDLEIGMYALLGVFCLAILVFLINCISYALKYRHKEMSIEGQESLNHAHDWVWLGNEAELLESHVSLSPQTDEQITIMDSSIGGLEEGSLLLNGSSLQKNGHERQEHRGAENNGGKDGKGDSPTTKRKRVKFTTFTTIPSNETEEPNEEIKWVCQDVDMGESKELQNYMERLNDSVLKDVA; this comes from the exons GTCGGTGCGAgacagtgatgatgaggatgatgaggagcgGAGAGGAAGGACCTGCACCCTGCAGTATCAGAGGGCCATCATACGCATTCTCACTCACTTTGTGGCCGAATCAGCCGAGGTCCGAAATCAGCTGACCTACATGCTGGGCTCTGATTGGCAGATGGACATCACAGGGCTGGTGTGGGACTTCCTGAAGGTGGAGGATCCTCGAATCGCTCGCTTACAAGATGGACGTCTGCTGGAGGGAGTGGGGATGGGCATGACCAGCATCCAG gttctctctcctctctcggACTCCATCCTGGCAGAGAAGTCAGTGTCTGTTGTAGATGAGAGGGTCAGCATCACTGAACTGGGCCTGCAGTTGGTCAGTGGCCTCGCGCTCCGTCTACAGCTCAGTGCAGGAAGTAACCAAGCCATCAGCGCCACGGCAACCACACAGGAAGTGCTCAACACACCCaaacag GAGgcgctgatcagcgcttggctGCAGTTCAGCGACGGCTCCATGGCCCCTCTGGACCTTTATGACCCGGATCACTTTGTGCTGACGGTGATCTCTTTGGACGAAGAGGTGGTGAATGTGAATCAGGACGCGACCGGGCGCTGGCCCATAGTCTCGGCCCAGGCCGAGGGTCAAGGCCCGCTGCTGCGCGTGGAGATGAGCGTCCATGAGTCGTGTCAGAAACTCAAACCTCGCCGCAGTGTGCTTGCCGCCGGAAACTGCCACGTCCGGGTGAAGTACGGCCACACTGAGAGCGTCTCACAACCTGAATACGGAGACGACACCGAGAACCACCGGCAGAACCTGAACTTACCCGACCGGACCGGAATGGAGGGCCATTACTTCTATAGCTCCATCTCCAACATGGACGATGACGGAGCAATGAGGAGAATCTCCACCACAACCAAAACGGAAATCATCCGGAGAACCATGGGAGAGAAACTCTCCAACGACGGCAGCCAGATTTCCAACCTTCCCATCGATTTCTCCGACTTCCCGGCCCAAGTGGACCTTCCCCGAGGACACAGTGTCTATGACGATGACTTGATTCAGAACAACCGAGGACTCTCGGACCTGGAGATAGGGATGTACGCCTTGTTAGGAGTCTTCTGTCTGGCTATCTTGGTCTTTCTGATCAACTGCATTTCCTATGCGCTGAAATATCGCCACAAGGAGATGAGCATCGAGGGTCAGGAGAGCCTGAACCATGCACATGACTGGGTGTGGCTGGGAAACGAGGCGGAACTTCTGGAGAGTCACGTGAGCCTGTCTCCTCAAACCGACGAGCAAATCACCATCATGGACTCCAGCATCGGCGGGCTGGAGGAAGGAAGCCTTCTACTCAACGGCAGTTCCTTACAGAAGAACGGTCACGAGCGGCAGGAGCATCGAGGAGCCGAGAACAACGGCGGGAAAGACGGCAAAGGCGACTCGCCCACCACCAAGAGGAAGAGAGTCAAattcaccaccttcaccactatTCCGTCCAACGAGACGGAGGAGCCGAACGAGGAAATAAAGTGGGTGTGTCAGGATGTGGACATGGGAGAGTCCAAAGAGCTGCAGAACTACATGGAGCGGCTAAACGACAGTGTTTTAAAAGACGTGGCGTAG